In Mytilus edulis chromosome 4, xbMytEdul2.2, whole genome shotgun sequence, the following proteins share a genomic window:
- the LOC139519083 gene encoding b(0,+)-type amino acid transporter 1-like, translated as MENDHSGKEPYIDTVPVKRRLGFFSGVSIIVGSIIGSGIFVSPKGVLVNSGSVGLCLIIWFVCGLISALGAVIYAELGLLIPRSGGDFNYLLNVFGTFPAFMFAWCQFLIMPSSSAVLSLTLAEYFSKVIFDDCGPNNMILKLFACAVIISTGIINCISVKLSARTHILFTVLKVAGLLMIIIGGLIKILKGEFGSMSSGFEGSSTNPTSIAMAIYSGMFTYGGWHNLNHVLEELDNPKRNLPLCVITSITLVTVIYSLVNISYFSVLPKDEFLSSWAVAVTWAKYEISSAVVVIPIIVACSSYGTLTIAFFISSRLSFAAARAGLFPEILSYLNVNSNVPVPSTILIVMLSVVMTIPADIGMIINVISFIFWIFLGVNMVAFMVLRYKMKDVKTSIKVPLILPFILLLICIFLVVAPFLEPVRTEFWYALGYLVLGVVLYIPFVLFHFRLPGIDGVTKFCQSLMIVAPATKPDEIS; from the exons ATGGAGAACGACCATAGTGGAAAAGAACCATACATAGACACGGTTCCTGTCAAACGCAGACTTGGATTTTTCAGTGGTGTTTCCATTATTGTAGGCTCAATAATTG GTTCAGGTATATTCGTATCACCAAAAGGAGTTTTGGTAAATTCGGGGTCAGTTGGACTATGTCTTATAATATGGTTTGTCTGTGGATTAATCTCGGCACTAG GTGCCGTGATTTACGCAGAACTAGGATTGCTAATACCAAGATCTGGTGGTGACTTTAACTATTTATTAAACGTATTTGGGACGTTTCCAGCATTCATGTTCGCATGGTGCCAGTTTTTAATTATGCCATCATCCTCAGCTGTATTGAGTTTAACTCTAGCTGAATATTTCTCAAAAGTTATATTCGATGATTGTGGACCAAATAATATGATTCTGAAACTGTTTGCCTGTGCAGTAATTA TAAGCACTGGAATAATAAACTGTATCAGTGTAAAACTATCAGCACGAACACATATACTGTTTACTGTTTTGAAAGTTGCTGGATTACTTATGATAATTATTGGAGGTTTAATCAAGATATTGAAAG GTGAGTTTGGAAGTATGTCGTCAGGATTTGAAGGGAGTTCCACTAATCCTACAAGTATTGCCATGGCAATCTACAGTGGAATGTTTACATATGGCGGATG GCATAACTTAAATCATGTGTTGGAGGAACTAGACAACCCTAAACG aaatttgcCATTATGTGTGATTACATCAATAACGCTTGTGACCGTGATTTATTCACTTGTCAACATATCCTACTTTTCTGTATTACCAAAAGATGAATTCCTATCATCATGGGCAGTAGCAGTg acatGGGCAAAGTACGAAATCAGCTCAGCTGTTGTTGTCATTCCTATTATAGTGGCATGTTCAAGCTATGGGACATTAACGATAGCCTTCTTTATCAGTAGTCG gCTTTCTTTTGCTGCAGCTCGTGCAGGTTTGTTTCCGGAAATTTTGTCGTACTTGAACGTAAACAGTAATGTTCCAGTACCGTCAACTATTCTTATT GTTATGTTATCGGTTGTTATGACAATACCAGCAGACATTGGCATGATTATCAATGTTataagctttatattttggaTCTTTCTCGGAGTTAATATGGTAGCTTTCATGGTACTGAGATACAAAATGAAGGATGTCAAAACATCTATAAAG GTTCCATTGATATTGCCTTTTATATTGCTGTTGATATGCATCTTCCTAGTTGTGGCACCATTCCTAGAACCTGTTCGAACTGAATTCTGGTATGCATTGGGTTATCTTGTACTCGGAGTTGTCTTGTATATCCCATTTGTGCTCTTCCATTTTCGCTTACCGGGTATAG atGGGGTAACTAAATTCTGCCAGTCTTTGATGATTGTTGCACCAGCGACAAAACCTGACGAAATATCTTAA